One window from the genome of Labilithrix sp. encodes:
- the msrA gene encoding peptide-methionine (S)-S-oxide reductase MsrA yields MGTPLAPKPGHELAAFAAGCFWGVEDNFRQVPGVTATAVGYTGGHTERPTYEDVCAHTTGHAETVLVEFDPAKVTYDDLLRVFFLNHDPTTKNRQGPDVGTQYRSAIFTLNDAQAAAARAAASAASARLGKEVTTEIAKLGAFWKAEEYHQQYDEKTGTHSCPMPKGVARGT; encoded by the coding sequence ATGGGCACGCCGCTCGCGCCGAAGCCCGGGCACGAGCTCGCGGCGTTCGCGGCGGGGTGCTTCTGGGGCGTCGAAGACAACTTCCGGCAGGTCCCCGGCGTCACCGCGACCGCGGTCGGCTACACCGGCGGCCACACCGAGCGACCGACGTACGAAGACGTCTGCGCGCACACGACCGGTCACGCCGAGACGGTGCTCGTCGAGTTCGATCCGGCGAAGGTCACGTACGACGACCTGCTCCGCGTCTTCTTCCTCAACCACGATCCGACGACGAAGAACCGGCAAGGGCCCGACGTCGGCACGCAGTACCGCAGCGCGATCTTCACCCTGAACGACGCGCAGGCCGCGGCCGCGCGCGCCGCCGCGAGCGCGGCGTCGGCGCGGCTCGGCAAGGAGGTGACGACCGAGATCGCGAAGCTCGGCGCCTTCTGGAAGGCGGAGGAGTACCACCAGCAATACGACGAGAAGACGGGCACGCACTCGTGCCCGATGCCGAAGGGCGTCGCGCGCGGAACTTAG
- a CDS encoding NADPH:quinone oxidoreductase family protein: MRAVRSQSYAGPSAVRVDADLPAPKAGRGEVLIDVKAAGLNFPDVLLSYGKYQFRPEPPFTLGGEAAGVVAAVGEGVTGVAPGERVATWMVHGAFAEQIAVPELSVVKLPAGVSFEVAAATLLTYATTYHALVDRAALKAGETLLVLGAAGGVGTAAVELGKLLGARVIAAASTEEKVAFCKEHGADEGIVYGGADPAATLKERAKALTNGLGADVIYDPVGGALSEAALRSIAWEGRFLVVGFAAGDIPKIPLNLVLLKGCQVCGVFWGSFATRDPARNQANGQRIFEWVAAGKLRPHVDATFSFDRAPEALERMERREVKGKLVLVP; the protein is encoded by the coding sequence ATGCGCGCCGTTCGAAGCCAGTCGTATGCCGGTCCCTCCGCCGTTCGCGTCGACGCCGATCTCCCTGCGCCGAAGGCCGGGCGCGGCGAGGTGCTCATCGACGTGAAGGCGGCGGGGCTGAACTTCCCCGACGTGCTCCTCTCCTACGGCAAGTACCAGTTCCGGCCGGAGCCGCCGTTCACGCTCGGCGGCGAGGCGGCCGGCGTCGTCGCGGCGGTGGGCGAAGGCGTCACCGGCGTCGCGCCCGGCGAGCGCGTCGCGACCTGGATGGTGCACGGCGCCTTCGCGGAGCAGATCGCCGTCCCCGAGCTCTCGGTCGTGAAGCTGCCGGCCGGCGTCTCCTTCGAGGTCGCGGCCGCGACGCTGCTCACGTACGCGACGACGTACCACGCGCTCGTCGATCGCGCGGCGTTGAAGGCGGGCGAGACGCTTCTCGTCCTCGGCGCCGCGGGCGGGGTGGGGACCGCCGCGGTCGAGCTCGGCAAGCTCCTCGGCGCGCGCGTGATCGCGGCCGCCTCGACCGAGGAGAAAGTTGCATTCTGCAAGGAGCACGGCGCCGACGAGGGGATCGTCTACGGCGGCGCGGACCCCGCCGCGACGCTGAAGGAGCGCGCGAAGGCGCTCACGAACGGGCTCGGCGCCGACGTGATCTACGACCCCGTCGGCGGCGCGCTGTCGGAGGCGGCGCTGCGATCGATCGCGTGGGAGGGGCGCTTCCTCGTCGTCGGCTTCGCGGCGGGAGACATCCCGAAGATCCCGCTGAACCTCGTGCTCCTGAAGGGCTGCCAGGTCTGCGGCGTCTTCTGGGGCTCGTTCGCGACGCGCGATCCCGCGCGGAACCAGGCGAACGGACAGAGGATCTTCGAGTGGGTCGCCGCCGGGAAGCTGCGGCCGCACGTCGACGCGACGTTCTCGTTCGATCGCGCGCCCGAGGCGCTCGAGCGGATGGAGCGCCGCGAGGTGAAGGGCAAGCTCGTCCTCGTCCCGTAG
- a CDS encoding ATP-dependent DNA helicase RecQ, which translates to MAASPIDDVLRERFGLEAFRPWQREAIDAVLGEPGRALVVAPTGGGKSLTYQLPAAVLGAEGLTLVVSPLVALMEDQVRSLTARGIQATYLASTVDMAERRAREDAMLRGDYELVYVAPERLANGPFLDRLTRCKLALVAIDEAHCIAQWGHDFRPEYLQIGALLERLRPPRVLACTATATPAVRREILERLGLEERCKEVLRGFARPNLHLAAQHVEGPREAKAALERELDKALGDRRMPRGGAIVYAATRKTTEQYADMLAKKGWSAAAYHAGMSGDERSKVAARFASRKLHVVVATNAFGMGIDRADIRAVVHVQPPSSIEAYYQEVGRAGRDGDEASGLLLCSNQDIGLRRRLVTSGGDGEVDPALAARAWDLFRDLLRYLDARSCRHDFVLRYFGDENETLGGCGHCDVCLELDGEAAIDDAPNEETTLLVKKALSAVARAQRRGGMLAIADMLRGATTAKTENMGFTKLSTFGLMKDRSHEWIVAFLRSLLAAGWIDLTPSEHPVPYLTKAGTAVMMGQTPARIGLPAEPRAPSSRRRGRAERGASSSSSSPKPKVELALDDVTKALFERLRARRAEIARESKLPAYVICHDRTLADMAHKKPLTRAALLEVHGMGPARIESYGERFLDVLTSG; encoded by the coding sequence ATGGCGGCTTCACCGATCGACGACGTGCTCCGCGAGCGGTTCGGCCTCGAGGCGTTCCGACCGTGGCAGCGCGAGGCGATCGACGCGGTGCTCGGCGAGCCAGGCCGCGCCCTCGTCGTCGCCCCGACCGGCGGCGGCAAGTCGCTCACGTACCAGCTCCCCGCCGCGGTCCTCGGCGCGGAGGGCCTCACCCTCGTCGTCTCGCCGCTCGTCGCGCTGATGGAAGATCAGGTCCGCTCCCTCACCGCGCGCGGCATCCAGGCGACGTACCTCGCGTCGACGGTGGACATGGCGGAGCGGCGCGCGCGCGAGGACGCGATGCTGCGCGGCGACTACGAGCTCGTCTACGTCGCGCCGGAGCGCCTCGCGAACGGGCCGTTCCTCGATCGCCTCACGCGCTGCAAGCTCGCCCTCGTCGCGATCGACGAGGCGCACTGCATCGCGCAGTGGGGACACGACTTCCGTCCCGAGTACCTGCAGATCGGCGCGCTCCTCGAGCGCCTGCGCCCTCCGCGCGTCCTCGCGTGCACCGCGACCGCCACGCCCGCCGTGCGCCGCGAGATCCTCGAGCGCCTCGGCCTCGAGGAGCGCTGCAAGGAGGTGCTTCGCGGGTTCGCTCGCCCGAACCTCCACCTCGCCGCGCAGCACGTCGAGGGGCCGCGCGAGGCGAAGGCGGCGCTCGAGCGCGAGCTCGACAAGGCGCTCGGCGACCGCCGCATGCCGCGCGGCGGCGCGATCGTCTACGCCGCCACGCGCAAGACGACGGAGCAGTACGCCGACATGCTCGCGAAGAAGGGCTGGAGCGCCGCCGCGTACCACGCCGGCATGAGCGGCGACGAGCGCTCGAAGGTCGCGGCGCGCTTCGCCTCGCGGAAGCTCCATGTCGTCGTCGCGACGAACGCGTTCGGCATGGGGATCGATCGCGCCGACATCCGCGCCGTCGTCCACGTGCAGCCGCCGTCGTCGATCGAGGCCTACTACCAGGAGGTCGGGCGCGCGGGCCGCGACGGCGACGAGGCGAGCGGGCTCCTCCTCTGCAGCAACCAGGACATCGGGCTCCGGCGCCGCCTCGTGACGAGCGGTGGAGACGGAGAGGTGGACCCCGCGCTCGCGGCGCGCGCGTGGGACCTCTTCCGCGATCTCCTCCGCTACCTCGACGCCCGCTCGTGCCGGCACGACTTCGTGCTCCGCTACTTCGGCGACGAGAACGAGACGCTCGGCGGCTGCGGTCACTGCGACGTGTGCCTCGAGCTCGACGGCGAGGCGGCGATCGACGACGCGCCGAACGAGGAGACGACGCTCCTCGTGAAGAAGGCGCTCTCCGCCGTCGCGCGCGCGCAGCGGCGCGGCGGCATGCTCGCGATCGCGGACATGCTCCGCGGCGCGACGACGGCGAAGACGGAGAACATGGGCTTCACCAAGCTCTCCACCTTCGGCCTCATGAAGGACCGCTCGCACGAGTGGATCGTGGCGTTCCTCCGCTCGCTCCTCGCGGCGGGCTGGATCGATCTCACGCCGTCGGAGCACCCCGTGCCGTACCTCACGAAGGCGGGGACGGCGGTGATGATGGGGCAGACGCCGGCGCGCATCGGGCTCCCGGCGGAGCCGCGCGCGCCGTCGTCGCGCCGCCGCGGTCGGGCGGAGCGCGGCGCTTCTTCTTCCTCTTCTTCGCCGAAGCCGAAGGTGGAGCTCGCGCTCGACGACGTGACGAAGGCGCTGTTCGAGCGCCTGCGCGCGCGCCGCGCCGAGATCGCGCGCGAGAGCAAGCTCCCCGCGTACGTGATCTGCCACGACCGAACGCTCGCCGACATGGCGCACAAGAAGCCGCTCACACGCGCGGCGCTCCTCGAGGTCCACGGGATGGGCCCGGCGCGCATCGAGAGCTACGGCGAGCGCTTCCTCGACGTCCTCACGAGCGGTTGA